The DNA region ATCACAATTAAAAAAAAGCCTTTACATCTCGATCATCACAATTAAGAAATCCCCTCTAAATTAAGAAAGAGCATTTACATCACAATCATCATAATTTTGACAACGATCTAACCATGAATAGCTAGTTCCATACCTTGAATCAAATATATGAAGTCCAACCTCAAAATTTAATGAGCCTCCATGATGACTTCTGACGAGAAATTGTCCTAAAATGAAGAAAGAGAATCTACATGATCGGTTCATCACAAAATACATGATTAATGCAAAGATAAAATGTATGAATCAAATGAATCGCTAATCACTAACCTTAACACAAGTTGTTATACTTAAACAACAAAAAAGAGGAGCCTCCATGACGGAGTATGCTCGTACCATTGTATGATCGTAGAGTACCATGCATACCCTAGCATATTTGAGAGCAAATTTTTTTATACAAGTACAATTCTAAAGGAGTAATTCTTTTTCCCGCTTGTAACACTAGATTTTCTGATCATCCTTTAATTAGTTGTTTCCCATGATTTTTTTAGGAAATTCCATCGCTCCAAATGAACTGTCAGCTCTACAGGATCCTCATAGCGGAGTTTGATTGGACAAATCTATTTGTCGCGCGCTGGTACGATGCGAGTTATCGCACAGGAGGACATTTTTTTCTCTCCGGCCGCCCACAAAGATGAAACGTGAGCTATTTTTCTATCGATcgtttttctctttctttttcctcatTGGCCGGAAGCTCATCACTGCCATAACATACGtaatccaataaaaattaaggTGCTGATATCATGGATTCCGTGCAAATAAGTATGCAAAAcataaaaataatttatagttCACAAAGTGATTATCAAAGTAAAATTTCAAGTGTACCATTGTACTTTTTTTGATGAGATTTTTGAAGTTAGACCACAATTGACTATATTTGAATAATATTTTTTGAAATATTTTCAATTGTTCTGGAACCAGAACATGTTGTTTTCTCGAAACATTATTTCTTGTTCttagaatattttattttaatGTGATATTTTTATTTGTTCTAAAATTTTTTATAGAACATTTTTATTTGTTTCAAAACAACGTTTTTATGGTGAAACTGATGAGTTGTTTCAAAACAATTCAATGTAGATTACATATGTAGTGTGTACGTCACGTTTCCTCCCCGACCATACGCGGGATCATTTAGCAAACTCGCAGTAAAATGGAGTGTTTTACTTTTTCTTATGGACTGTTTAGCAAACTCGTAATGGAGTGCAGGTTGCCGGCCTTCTGCGACGGTATGGCGGGTAATCACATTATGCGATGAATAGACAGCCCCGTTTGATTAGCAGGGCGCTGTAGTCCCTCCCCGTCTCCGTCGATAGAATTCGATATGCGGATTCCCTCCACCACCGCCTCTGCCCTTTTATTCGCTCGTCTCTCCTCCGCCAGTCACCGCCACGCAGCACCCGTAGCCACCACAACACGACGATgcctccccttctccctcttCTCCTGCTCTCACTCctggcctccgcctccgcctcgccgaAGCGGGACGTGTACGCGCTCGTCAAGATGAAAGCGGCGCTGCTCGTCCCCGCTACCTCCACCGCGATCGCCGACTGGGACCCagccgccacgccgcctgcgCACTGCTCCTTCTCGGGCGTGTCCTGCGACGAGGCCGCGCGTGTTGTCGGGATCAACCTCACGGGCATGCCGCTGCAAGGGGGCGTCCTCCCGCCCGAGGTTGCGCTGCTCGATGCCCTCGAGAACCTCACCGTCGCCGCCTGCTCGCTGGCGGGGAGCGTCCCCGCGTCGCTCGCCGCGCTGCCGGCGCTCCGCCACCTCAACCTCTCCAACAACAACTTCACCGGCCCCTTCCCGACACCGGCCGGCGGAGGACCCTACTTCCCGGTGCTGGAGGTCGTCGACGCCTACAACAACAACCTCTCCGGCCCTCTGCCCCCGTTCggcgccgcgcacgcgcgcctcCGTTATCTCCACCTCGGCGGGAACTACTTCTCTGGCGCTATACGGGAAAGCTACGCGGACCTCGCGGCGCTCGAGTACCTGGGACTCAACGGCAACTCGCTCTCCGGACGGGTGCCCGCGTCGCTCGCGCGCCTCAAGCGGCTGCGGGAGATGTACATCGGCTACTTCAACCTGTTCGATGGCGGCATCCCGCTGGAGCTCGGCGAGCTCGACTCGCTCGTCCGCCTTGACATGAGCAGCTGCAACCTGACGGGTCCCATCCCGCAGGAGCTCGGCCGGCTCGCGCGCCTCGACACGCTCTTCCTGCAGATGAACCGCCTTTCCGGGGAAATACCCACGCAGCTCGGCGACATCAAGGACCTCAAGTCGCTGGACCTCTCCATGAACCAGTTCATCGGCGAGATACCGGCCGGCCTCGCTAACCTCACCAGCCTCAGGCTTCTACACCTGTTCCGCAACCACCTCCACGGCAACATACCAGAGTTCATGGCCGACTTACCGCACCTGGAGGTGTTGCAACTGTGGGAGAATAACCTCACCGGTCACCTTCCGGCCGGATTAGGAAAGAACAGCCCACTCAAGATGTTGGACGTGGCCACCAACCACCTCACCGGTCAGATACCGCCTGACCTCTGCGCGGGCAGGAAGCTGGAGATTCTCGTGCTGATGGAGAACGGCCTGTCCAGTCCCGTTCCAGAGTCACTGGCCGTCTGCAAGACGCTGAAGCGCATCCGCCTTGGCAAGAACATGCTCAGCGGCTCTGTGCCGGCTCGGCTCTTTGAGCTCCCCGACGCAGGCGAACAAGCTTGAGGTCTCCGACGGCCTCCTCGTTGGTGAACTCTAATGTACTGTTTGGCTCTAGGCTAGGCGGCAGCACCTCCCCTTAACGCCTAGGCTGCAACCATACGGTTCCGTGATATTTAAATAACAAGTCAGCGAGAGCGCACTGAGGTAAAAATGACCTAAATATTGAAAAATCTGCAATTTTCATTGTACAACATCCAACTGTGTGTACCAGGGTTGTAGCTGTAGAGCTGGTGAATCCATAGACCTAGCAGGGTCTAGGGCCAAAATTTATAACTATCTTTGCTTTGGGGTATCGAACATGTATGCTCATGCTTGTGCTTGCGCATTGTACCCCCACTCACTCCGCCTATGATCTGTTCGTGACCTGAtattttacattttgacc from Panicum hallii strain FIL2 chromosome 9, PHallii_v3.1, whole genome shotgun sequence includes:
- the LOC112873040 gene encoding leucine-rich repeat receptor-like kinase protein FLORAL ORGAN NUMBER1, which produces MPPLLPLLLLSLLASASASPKRDVYALVKMKAALLVPATSTAIADWDPAATPPAHCSFSGVSCDEAARVVGINLTGMPLQGGVLPPEVALLDALENLTVAACSLAGSVPASLAALPALRHLNLSNNNFTGPFPTPAGGGPYFPVLEVVDAYNNNLSGPLPPFGAAHARLRYLHLGGNYFSGAIRESYADLAALEYLGLNGNSLSGRVPASLARLKRLREMYIGYFNLFDGGIPLELGELDSLVRLDMSSCNLTGPIPQELGRLARLDTLFLQMNRLSGEIPTQLGDIKDLKSLDLSMNQFIGEIPAGLANLTSLRLLHLFRNHLHGNIPEFMADLPHLEVLQLWENNLTGHLPAGLGKNSPLKMLDVATNHLTGQIPPDLCAGRKLEILVLMENGLSSPVPESLAVCKTLKRIRLGKNMLSGSVPARLFELPDAGEQA